In Pelodiscus sinensis isolate JC-2024 chromosome 2, ASM4963464v1, whole genome shotgun sequence, the following proteins share a genomic window:
- the LOC102447394 gene encoding sodium-dependent neutral amino acid transporter B(0)AT3, whose product MSNAQSLDIPEDLQEDDRPKWDNKFQYILSCIGFAVGLGNVWRFPYLCQIYGGGAFLIPYFIALVFEGIPLFHLELAIGQSMRKGSIGVWNNISPYLGGVGIGSLMVSFLVSLYYNTILAWVMWYFVNSFQEPLPWSICPLNGNRTGYIKECHKSTSVNYFWYRRALNISSDITDSGNLQWWLVLCLASSWAIVYICIIRGIESTGKAIYVTATFPYLVLTIFLIRGLTLPGATEGLVYLFTPNLNILKNPRVWLDAATQIFFSLSLAFGGLIAFSSYNSQKNDCEKDAVTIAVVNSMTSIYASIPIFSVLGFKAITGHWDCLDRNIISIINEFDLPDQSILRDNYTAWLEFLNTTHPKKIAGLKLRNCDLQEFLDQSASGTGLAFIVFTEAIILMPGSQGWAVLFFIMLFSLGLSSMFGNIEGILTPLSEVRIISKSVPKEVLSGIICLISFVTALCFTLRSGSYWLEVFDSYAGSLPLLIISFFEVTGVVYVYGIKRFSDDVKWMTGRQPNFYWQVSWRIISPLLMLIVFIAFVTLQTQKQPSYGAWNPKYEGFPMKEEKDYPAWILAICVLLVVIPCISIPTVAFYHLIKRVLGRRKRKDLNPVNTLSMAPQENDNAFYNGQEYVFTLTINQQK is encoded by the exons ATGTCAAATGCTCAGTCATTGGATATTCCTGAAGATCTTCAAGAAGATGACAGACCGAAGTGGGACAATAAATTCCAGTATATTTTAAGCTGCATTGGATTTGCAGTAGGTCTGGGAAATGTGTGGAGATTTCCATACTTGTGTCAAATATATGGAGGAG GGGCATTCTTGATCCCATACTTCATAGCACTTGTCTTTGAAGGAATCCCATTGTTTCATCTGGAACTAGCCATTGGACAGAGCATGAGAAAAGGCAGCATTGGTGTCTGGAATAACATCTCGCCTTATCTTGGAGGAGTTG GTATTGGTTCATTGATGGTGTCATTCCTGGTGAGCTTGTATTATAACACCATTTTAGCGTGGGTGATGTGGTATTTCGTTAACTCCTTCCAAGAGCCCCTTCCTTGGAGCATTTGCCCATTAAatgggaacagaacag GGTACATCAAAGAATGCCATAAAAGTACTTCAGTAAATTATTTCTGGTACAGGAGAGCTTTAAACATAAGCTCCGATATCACTGACAGTGGAAACTTACAATGGTGGTTAGTTTTGTGTTTGGCTAGTTCTTGGGCAATTGTATATATTTGTATCATTCGAGGAATTGAATCTACAGGAAAG GCTATTTATGTAACAGCCACATTTCCTTATCTGGTCCTAACTATATTCCTTATTCGTGGGCTCACTCTACCAGGAGCCACTGAAGGCTTAGTGTACCTCTTCACACCTAAT CTGAACATTCTTAAAAATCCACGGGTATGGCTTGATGCAGCCACTcagatatttttctctctctctttggcttTTGGAGGACTCATTGCATTCTCAAGCTACAACTCACAAAA AAATGACTGTGAGAAGGATGCTGTGACAATAGCAGTTGTAAACAGTATGACATCAATCTATGCCTCCATCCCAATTTTTTCTGTTTTGGGATTTAAGGCAATCACTGGTCATTGGGACTGCCTGGACAG GAACATTATCAGTATTATCAATGAATTTGATCTTCCGGACCAAAGCATTCTGCGGGACAATTATACAGCCTGGTTAGAGTTTCTGAACACAACCCATCCCAAAAAAATCGCTGGTCTCAAATTGAGAAATTGTGATCTTCAAGAATTTCTTGATCAG AGTGCATCTGGAACTGGCCTGGCTTTTATTGTTTTcactgaagcaattattctgatgCCTGGCTCACAGGGTTGGGCGGTCCTCTTTTTTATAATGTTGTTCAGCTTGGGTCTTTCATCTATGTTTGGAAACATTGAGGGAATTTTGACTCCCCTCTCGGAGGTTCGTATTATATCTAAATCTGTACCCAAGGAAGTTCTATCAG GTATAATATGCCTGATCTCCTTTGTGACAGCTCTATGTTTTACCCTGAGGTCTGGTAGCTACTGGCTTGAAGTTTTTGACAGTTATGCAGGTTCCTTGCCTTTGCTAATCATCTCTTTCTTTGAAGTTACTGGTGTTGTCTATGTTTATGGAATAAAAAG GTTCAGTGATGATGTGAAATGGATGACTGGACGACAACCAAACTTCTACTGGCAGGTGTCATGGAGAATTATTAGCCCTCTGCTTATGCTTATAGTTTTTATTGCCTTTGTTACCCTTCAGACACAGAAGCAACCAAGCTATGGAGCCTGGAACCCTAAATAT GAAGGTTTTCCCATGAAGGAGGAGAAAGACTATCCAGCTTGGATACTGGCAATCTGTGTGTTGTTGGTAGTCATCCCTTGTATATCCATACCTACGGTAGCATTCTATCATCTAATCAAAAGAGTGCTAGGAAGGAGAAAAAGGAAGGACTTAAACCCTGTGAACACACTTTCAATGGCACCTCAGGAAAATGATAATGCTTTTTATAATGGTCAAGAATATGTATTCACCCTAACTATAAATcaacaaaaataa